The Salmonella enterica subsp. houtenae serovar Houten genome has a segment encoding these proteins:
- a CDS encoding 4-Hydroxy-2-oxoglutarate aldolase: MKLTPNFYRDRVCLNVLAGSKDNAREIYAAAEGHVLVGVLSKNYPGVESAVADMREYARLIDNALSVGLGAGDPHQSAMVSEISRQVQPQHVNQVFTGVGTSRALLGQNETVVNGLISPTGTPGLVKISTGPLSRRAPDGIVPIETAIALLKDMGGSSVKYFPMGGLTCRDEYKAVADACARHDFWLEPTGGIDLENIAEILHIALDAGVSKIIPHIYSSIIDKVSGNTRPDDVRQLLAIVRSRVG, encoded by the coding sequence ATGAAACTGACCCCTAACTTTTACCGCGATCGCGTTTGCCTGAACGTACTGGCCGGCTCGAAAGACAACGCCCGGGAAATCTACGCGGCGGCGGAAGGTCATGTGCTGGTTGGCGTGCTCTCCAAAAACTATCCGGGTGTGGAAAGCGCAGTCGCGGATATGCGTGAATATGCGCGGCTTATCGATAATGCGCTCTCCGTAGGACTGGGGGCGGGCGATCCGCACCAGTCGGCGATGGTGAGCGAAATCTCCCGTCAGGTACAGCCGCAGCACGTTAACCAGGTGTTTACCGGCGTAGGGACCAGCCGGGCGCTGCTTGGACAAAACGAGACGGTGGTGAACGGACTGATCTCGCCGACCGGCACACCGGGGCTGGTGAAGATCTCTACCGGCCCGCTAAGCCGTCGCGCGCCGGACGGCATCGTACCCATAGAAACGGCGATTGCGCTGCTCAAAGACATGGGCGGCAGCTCCGTTAAATACTTTCCGATGGGAGGACTCACCTGTCGCGACGAGTATAAAGCGGTGGCTGACGCCTGCGCCCGCCATGATTTCTGGCTGGAACCGACGGGCGGTATCGATCTGGAAAACATCGCCGAGATTCTGCACATCGCCCTTGATGCAGGTGTAAGCAAAATCATTCCTCACATTTATAGTTCGATTATTGATAAGGTGAGCGGCAACACCCGTCCGGACGATGTGCGTCAGTTACTCGCTATCGTCCGGTCGCGTGTCGGCTAA
- a CDS encoding dihydroorotase has protein sequence MFDLLLRRARLVDDTVCDIALQSGKIAALGDISAPAVKTLDLRGDCFVSAGWIDSHVHCYPKSPIYFDKPDSIGIAAGVTTVIDAGSTGADDIDDFYALTRQATTDVYALLNISRVGLIAQNELADMNNIDAGAVTLAVKRHPDFIVGLKARMSSSVVGVNGITPLERAKAMQQENGNLPLMVHIGNNPPDLDEIAERLTAGDIITHCYNGKPNRILRPDGELRASVTRALARGVRLDVGHGTASLSFAVAKRAISLGILPHTISSDIYCRNRINGPVHSLANVMSKFLAIGMSLPQVIACVTANAADSLNLKTKGRLQPGLDADLTLFTLKRQPTVLVDAENDSLQAEELLTPLAAIRAGKGYMTEQGSAEHAFDF, from the coding sequence ATGTTTGATTTACTCCTGCGCCGTGCGCGGCTGGTCGACGATACGGTCTGTGATATTGCCCTACAAAGCGGCAAAATTGCCGCGCTGGGCGACATTTCTGCTCCGGCGGTGAAAACCCTCGATCTCCGCGGCGACTGTTTTGTCAGCGCTGGCTGGATTGATTCGCACGTCCACTGTTACCCAAAATCGCCGATTTATTTCGATAAGCCGGATAGTATCGGCATCGCGGCGGGGGTGACGACGGTGATTGATGCAGGCAGCACTGGCGCAGACGACATTGATGATTTCTATGCTTTGACCCGTCAGGCGACCACCGATGTTTATGCGCTATTGAATATTTCCCGCGTCGGGCTGATAGCTCAGAATGAACTGGCGGACATGAACAACATTGATGCCGGAGCGGTAACGCTGGCGGTAAAGCGCCACCCGGATTTTATCGTTGGCCTCAAGGCGCGGATGAGCAGCAGCGTGGTCGGCGTTAACGGCATCACGCCGCTGGAGCGCGCTAAAGCCATGCAGCAAGAAAACGGCAACCTGCCGCTGATGGTACATATTGGCAATAACCCGCCGGATTTAGACGAAATAGCAGAGCGTCTGACGGCGGGCGATATCATTACCCACTGTTACAACGGTAAGCCGAACCGTATTCTTCGACCTGACGGCGAGTTGCGCGCTTCGGTGACACGCGCGCTTGCGCGCGGCGTGCGTCTGGACGTTGGACATGGTACCGCCAGCCTGAGCTTCGCGGTGGCGAAACGCGCTATTAGCCTGGGGATTTTACCGCATACCATCAGTTCCGATATCTACTGCCGTAACCGCATCAACGGCCCGGTGCATTCGCTGGCTAATGTGATGTCGAAATTCCTCGCCATCGGCATGTCGCTGCCGCAGGTCATTGCGTGCGTGACAGCCAATGCCGCCGATAGCCTGAATCTGAAGACCAAAGGTCGTCTTCAGCCTGGTCTGGATGCCGACCTGACCCTCTTTACGCTTAAACGCCAGCCCACCGTGTTGGTAGACGCGGAAAACGACAGCTTACAGGCTGAAGAATTGCTGACGCCGCTTGCCGCGATACGCGCAGGCAAGGGCTATATGACCGAACAAGGGAGCGCGGAACATGCCTTCGATTTTTGA
- a CDS encoding membrane protein, translating into MEENKGFWYADWSFPIFVGLLSSGVFAGTHMYYLYGIGAFNEVAFVAMLKAGMDTGVYGAVAAFGASFLFARIIEGSLVGILDIGGAIQTGVGLGVPALLLGAGFVFPVANFIASLITGLVIGLAIGYIIILARKFTINQSDSTYGADVMMGAGNASGRFLGPLIILSAMTASIPIGLGSLVGALLFYIWQKPITGGAILGAMILGWLFPVAL; encoded by the coding sequence ATGGAAGAGAATAAAGGTTTTTGGTATGCCGACTGGTCGTTCCCGATCTTTGTTGGCCTGCTCTCATCCGGCGTTTTCGCCGGGACGCATATGTACTATCTGTACGGTATCGGCGCATTTAACGAAGTCGCTTTTGTGGCGATGTTGAAAGCGGGAATGGATACCGGCGTCTACGGCGCGGTCGCCGCTTTCGGCGCCAGCTTTTTATTTGCCCGCATTATCGAAGGTTCGCTGGTCGGGATTTTGGATATCGGCGGGGCAATTCAGACCGGCGTGGGCTTAGGGGTTCCGGCGTTACTGCTGGGGGCTGGCTTTGTCTTCCCGGTGGCGAACTTTATCGCCTCGCTGATAACTGGTCTGGTGATTGGCCTGGCGATTGGCTACATCATTATTCTGGCGCGTAAGTTCACCATCAATCAGAGCGACTCCACGTACGGGGCGGACGTCATGATGGGGGCCGGTAACGCTTCAGGCCGTTTTCTGGGACCGTTGATTATCCTCAGCGCCATGACGGCGTCGATTCCCATTGGTCTGGGTTCTCTGGTGGGCGCGCTGCTGTTTTATATCTGGCAGAAGCCGATTACCGGCGGCGCGATTTTAGGCGCGATGATTTTAGGCTGGCTGTTTCCTGTGGCCCTTTAA
- the selA_3 gene encoding L-seryl-tRNA(Sec) selenium transferase-related protein → MPSIFEKYRLKQVINASGRMTALGVSTPRPEVIDAAMAGMNQYFEMKDLVNKTGEYIAKLLEVEGATVVSCASAGIAQSVAAVLVQDSDWLLENLHVTPIENNEIVLPKGHNVNFGAPVGTMVALGGGKLVEAGYANECSAAQLAAAITPRTAAILYIKSHHCVQKSMLSVEQAVVVARKHHLPLIVDAAAEEDLQCYYRSGASLVIYSGAKAIEGPTSGLVIGKTQYVEWVKRQSAGIGRAMKVGKEGIVGLTCAIELYLRAQKESGAEMVEKMAPFIDTLNTFNGVSARVVWDSAGRDIARAEMTFDEAVTGIATGDLVEALKQGDYAIYFRGYKANEGIIEADVRSVDRAQLAIVARRIGEVINQEKKA, encoded by the coding sequence ATGCCTTCGATTTTTGAGAAGTATCGATTAAAACAGGTGATTAACGCCTCTGGACGTATGACGGCGCTCGGCGTCTCCACGCCGCGCCCGGAAGTGATAGACGCGGCGATGGCCGGAATGAATCAGTATTTCGAGATGAAAGATCTGGTGAATAAAACCGGCGAGTACATTGCGAAATTGCTGGAGGTGGAAGGGGCGACGGTAGTCTCCTGCGCCAGTGCGGGCATTGCCCAGTCGGTTGCCGCGGTACTGGTTCAGGACAGCGACTGGCTGCTGGAAAACCTGCACGTTACACCGATTGAAAATAACGAGATCGTTCTGCCAAAGGGCCACAACGTCAACTTTGGCGCGCCGGTGGGAACGATGGTGGCGCTGGGCGGCGGCAAACTGGTGGAGGCCGGTTACGCCAACGAATGTTCCGCCGCGCAGTTAGCGGCGGCCATTACGCCTCGCACGGCGGCTATTCTCTATATCAAATCTCACCACTGCGTACAGAAAAGTATGCTTAGCGTGGAACAGGCAGTTGTTGTGGCGCGTAAACACCATCTGCCGCTTATTGTGGATGCCGCAGCGGAGGAAGATTTGCAGTGCTACTACCGTTCCGGCGCGAGTCTGGTGATTTACAGCGGCGCGAAAGCGATTGAAGGGCCGACCAGCGGACTGGTGATTGGTAAAACGCAGTATGTTGAGTGGGTCAAACGTCAGTCAGCGGGCATTGGCCGGGCGATGAAGGTCGGCAAAGAGGGAATTGTTGGCCTGACCTGCGCCATTGAATTGTACCTGCGGGCGCAAAAAGAGAGCGGCGCGGAGATGGTAGAAAAAATGGCGCCCTTTATCGACACGTTAAATACGTTTAACGGCGTCAGCGCCCGCGTGGTGTGGGACAGCGCCGGACGCGATATCGCGCGTGCGGAAATGACGTTTGATGAAGCCGTTACCGGCATCGCCACTGGCGATCTGGTGGAGGCGCTCAAACAGGGCGACTATGCGATTTACTTCCGCGGATACAAAGCCAACGAAGGGATTATTGAAGCGGATGTCCGCAGCGTCGATCGCGCGCAGCTAGCGATTGTGGCGCGTCGTATTGGCGAGGTGATTAATCAGGAGAAAAAAGCATGA